A genomic segment from Salmo trutta chromosome 38, fSalTru1.1, whole genome shotgun sequence encodes:
- the LOC115178513 gene encoding arginine-glutamic acid dipeptide repeats protein isoform X3: MRRHTTYNDEDLRDATRRKGEKVPEDKQHESTIYSFRTQEQDTAATGFQRFLNVLNKGVDINKLSKIVNNVNELPPMQEGHPKTAHRSEYKGPPAQNSQDCLGPHSRALPQDHSHSHIRGERRPDLPHGQLQSLLESIGLDLGVEELGRLTDRTKEKLYGMKRDQERSPLTSDRLSSTRDWDRERDEDTERDGSKRNGERDRDRDWASSERDREGDGDKSERDRDRRSGPRDRHSSTRDRDRHSGSRDRDRHSGTRDSNRDRRSSTRDSERDRHSGTRDSERDRHSGTRDSERDRHSGTRDSERDRHSGSRDRRSCTRDRDEDRRSSTRDEDRRSSTRDRDEDRRSSTRDRDEDRRSSTRDRDEDRCSSTRDRDEDRRSSTGDRRSSTGDRRSSTGDRRSSTRDRRSSTRDRRSSTRDRDRDRRSSTRDRDRRSSTRDRNRRSSNRDRDRRSSNRDRDRDRRSSNRDRDRDRRSSNRDRDRDRRCSTRDWDRDGDWNKESDKDWYRDKSKESSAELNTYSKDPIYPLSHPPNASMMATFSTTQFSLYTSSPYANAFPPGWGYPPGTMPPGLMPPGTMPPGTMPPGLMPPGTMPPGTMPPGLMPPSTMPPGLMPPSTMPPGLMPPGTMPPGLMPPGTMPPGFMPPGTMPPGRMPPGLMPPGTMPPGLMPPGTMPPGLMPPGTMPPGLMPPGFMPPGFMPPGIMPPGTMPPFPYPPPGYPPYPSAPPNYSNSTSASSQTYTYTQAASNLQLSSTQPASNHQLTYIPLPYNQPTGTLQQLNTKSTGNLLQLMNLQLPNSKPASTRQLTYIQPASNPQVKSNQPGGTRQLTYIQPASNPQVTSTKPASTRQLTYIQTASNPQVTSTQPNSELKFTSTAVLTPELKVLTPGPISLSKAQQLKEPSPPRCLHYVKTVVPKGSNRSTRRSSVTRNRQAFEGRCNKYRKEILRKRRIYRDLQGKRDGLIARAAAKVAAQLAAKYPRALSEAEAESDVEGEKKTMPEEAIKGKLKKLEEFNLKMKRKSTQQTPT, encoded by the exons GTCCCTGAGGATAAACAACACGAATCCACCATTTACTCATTCAGGACACAGGAGCAAGACACAGCAGCCACAGGCTTCCAGCGCTTCCTCAATGTCCTCAACAAAGGGGTGGACATCAACAAGCTCTCAAAGATTGTCAACAACGTGAATGAGTTACCCCCTATGCAGGAGGGCCATCCCAAGACTGCCCACAGGAGTGAGTATAAGGGGCCCCCAGCTCAGAACTCTCAGGATTGCTTGGGGCCCCACAGTAGAGCTCTGCCACAAGACCACAGTCACTCACACATTCGTGGAGAAAGGAGGCCGGATCTCCCACATGGCCAGCTCCAGAGCCTGCTGGAGTCCATCGGGCTAGACCTGGGTGTGGAGGAGTTGGGCCGACTGACAGACCGGACCAAGGAGAAGCTATACGGAATGAAGAGAGACCAGGAGAGGAGTCCCTTAACGTCAGACAGGCTCTCTAGTACTAGAGACTGGGACAGAGAACGAGACGAGGACACAGAGAGGGACGGATCTAAGAGAAATGGAGAAAGAGACCGGGACAGAGACTGGGCCAGTtctgagagagaccgagagggagaCGGGGACAAATCTGAGAGAGACCGGGACAGGCGCTCTGGTCCCAGGGACAGGCACTCTAGtaccagggacagagacagacactctGGTTccagagacagggacaggcaCTCGGGTACCAGGGACAGCAACAGGGACAGGCGCTCTAGTACcagggacagcgagagagacaggcaCTCTGGTACcagggacagcgagagagacaggcaCTCTGGTACcagggacagtgagagagacaggcacTCTGGTACCAGGGACAG tgagagagacaggcacTCTGGTTCCAGGGACAGGCGCTCTTGTACCAGGGACAGAGACGAGGACAGGCGCTCTAGTACCAGGGACGAGGACAGGCGCTCTAGTACCAGGGACAGAGACGAGGACAGGCGCTCTAGTACCAGGGACAGAGACGAGGACAGGCGCTCTAGTACCAGGGACAGAGACGAGGACAGGTGCTCTAGTACCAGGGACAGAGACGAAGACAGGCGCTCTAGTACCGGGGACAGGCGCTCTAGTACCGGGGACAGGCGCTCTAGTACCGGGGACAGGCGCTCTAGTACCAGGGACAGGCGCTCTAGTACCAGGGACAGGCGCTCTAGtaccagggacagagacagggacaggcgGTCTAGTAccagagacagggacaggcgCTCTAGTACCAGGGACAGGAACAGGCGCTCTAGTAACAGGGACCGGGACAGGCGCTCTAGTAACAGGGACCGAGACAGGGACAGGCGCTCTAGTAACAGGGACCGAGACAGGGACAGGCGCTCTAgtaacagggacagagacagggacaggcgCTGTAGTACCAGGGACTGGGACAGAGATGGCGACTGGAACAAAGAAAGTGACAAGGATTGGTATAGGGACAAGTCCAAGGAAAGCTCTGCTGAGCTCAACACATACTCCAAGGACCCTATATATCCTCTTTCTCACCCTCCTAATGCATCTATGATGGCAACCTTCTCCACCACCCAGTTCTCTCTGTATACCAGCAGCCCCTACGCCAATGCCTTCCCTCCAGGTTGGGGTTATCCCCCTGGCACCATGCCCCCTGGCCTTATGCCCCCTGGTACCATGCCCCCTGGCACCATGCCCCCTGGCCTTATGCCCCCTGGTACCATGCCCCCTGGTACCATGCCCCCTGGCCTTATGCCTCCTAGTACCATGCCCCCTGGCCTTATGCCTCCTAGTACCATGCCCCCTGGCCTTATGCCCCCTGGTACCATGCCCCCTGGCCTTATGCCCCCTGGTACCATGCCCCCTGGCTTTATGCCCCCTGGTACCATGCCCCCTGGCCGTATGCCCCCTGGCCTTATGCCACCTGGTACCATGCCCCCTGGCCTTATGCCCCCTGGTACCATGCCCCCTGGCCTTATGCCTCCTGGTACCATGCCCCCTGGCCTTATGCCCCCTGGTTTTATGCCCCCTGGCTTTATGCCCCCTGGTATTATGCCCCCTGGTACCATGCCTCCCTTCCCATACCCCCCCCCTGGGTATCCACCCTACCCCAGCGCCCCACCAAATTACTCTAATAGCACATCAGCCTCAAGCCAGACATACACATACACCCAGGCTGCTAGCAACCTCCAGCTCTCATCTACTCAGCCTGCCAGTAACCACCAGTTAACATATATCCCACTCCCATACAACCAGCCCACTGGCACCCTCCAGCAGCTAAACACCAAGTCCACTGGCAACCTGCTCCAGCTCATGAACCTCCAACTCCCAAACAGCAAGCCCGCTAGCACCCGCCAGCTTACatacatccagccagccagcaacCCCCAGGTCAAATCTAACCAGCCTGGTGGGACTCGCCAGCTTACATACATCCAGCCCGCTAGCAACCCCCAGGTCACATCTACCAAGCCCGCTAGCACCCGCCAGCTTACATACATCCAGACTGCTAGCAACCCCCAGGTCACATCTACCCAGCCCAATAGCGAACTCAAGTTCACAAGCACGGCTGTACTGACGCCAGAACTGAAAGTGTTGACCCCAGGCCCCATCTCCTTGAGCAAGGCCCAACAACTGAAGGAGCCGTCACCCCCCCGCTGTCTGCATTACGTTAAGACGGTGGTGCCCAAGGGCAGCAACCGCAGCACGAGACGGTCAAGTGTCACGAGAAACAGGCAGGCGTTTGAAGGAAGGTGTAATAAATACAGGAAAGAGATTCTGAGAAAGAGGAGAATATATCGAGATCTCCAAGGGAAGAGAGATGGACTGATTGCAAGAGCCGCAGCGAAAGTGGCCGCTCAGTTGGCTGCAAAGTATCCCAGGGCCCTCTCTGAAGCGGAGGCAGAGAGCGATGTTGAAGGGGAGAAAAAAACAATGCCTGAAGAAGCGATTAAGGGGAAACTAAAGAAG CTTGAAGAGTTCAACCTGAAGATGAAGCGGAAATCGACGCAACAAACACCAACATAA
- the LOC115178513 gene encoding atrophin-1 isoform X2 codes for MRRHTTYNDEDLRDATRRKGEKVPEDKQHESTIYSFRTQEQDTAATGFQRFLNVLNKGVDINKLSKIVNNVNELPPMQEGHPKTAHRSEYKGPPAQNSQDCLGPHSRALPQDHSHSHIRGERRPDLPHGQLQSLLESIGLDLGVEELGRLTDRTKEKLYGMKRDQERSPLTSDRLSSTRDWDRERDEDTERDGSKRNGERDRDRDWASSERDREGDGDKSERDRDRRSGPRDRHSSTRDRDRHSGSRDRDRHSGTRDSNRDRRSSTRDSERDRHSGTRDSERDRHSGTRDSERDRHSGTRDRRSSTRDRDEDRRSSTRDSERERHSDTRDSERDRHSGSRDRRSCTRDRDEDRRSSTRDEDRRSSTRDRDEDRCSSTRDRDEDRRSSTGDRRSSTGDRRSSTGDRRSSTRDRRSSTRDRRSSTRDRDRDRRSSTRDRDRRSSTRDRNRRSSNRDRDRRSSNRDRDRDRRSSNRDRDRDRRSSNRDRDRDRRCSTRDWDRDGDWNKESDKDWYRDKSKESSAELNTYSKDPIYPLSHPPNASMMATFSTTQFSLYTSSPYANAFPPGWGYPPGTMPPGLMPPGTMPPGTMPPGLMPPGTMPPGTMPPGLMPPSTMPPGLMPPSTMPPGLMPPGTMPPGLMPPGTMPPGFMPPGTMPPGRMPPGLMPPGTMPPGLMPPGTMPPGLMPPGTMPPGLMPPGFMPPGFMPPGIMPPGTMPPFPYPPPGYPPYPSAPPNYSNSTSASSQTYTYTQAASNLQLSSTQPASNHQLTYIPLPYNQPTGTLQQLNTKSTGNLLQLMNLQLPNSKPASTRQLTYIQPASNPQVKSNQPGGTRQLTYIQPASNPQVTSTKPASTRQLTYIQTASNPQVTSTQPNSELKFTSTAVLTPELKVLTPGPISLSKAQQLKEPSPPRCLHYVKTVVPKGSNRSTRRSSVTRNRQAFEGRCNKYRKEILRKRRIYRDLQGKRDGLIARAAAKVAAQLAAKYPRALSEAEAESDVEGEKKTMPEEAIKGKLKKLEEFNLKMKRKSTQQTPT; via the exons GTCCCTGAGGATAAACAACACGAATCCACCATTTACTCATTCAGGACACAGGAGCAAGACACAGCAGCCACAGGCTTCCAGCGCTTCCTCAATGTCCTCAACAAAGGGGTGGACATCAACAAGCTCTCAAAGATTGTCAACAACGTGAATGAGTTACCCCCTATGCAGGAGGGCCATCCCAAGACTGCCCACAGGAGTGAGTATAAGGGGCCCCCAGCTCAGAACTCTCAGGATTGCTTGGGGCCCCACAGTAGAGCTCTGCCACAAGACCACAGTCACTCACACATTCGTGGAGAAAGGAGGCCGGATCTCCCACATGGCCAGCTCCAGAGCCTGCTGGAGTCCATCGGGCTAGACCTGGGTGTGGAGGAGTTGGGCCGACTGACAGACCGGACCAAGGAGAAGCTATACGGAATGAAGAGAGACCAGGAGAGGAGTCCCTTAACGTCAGACAGGCTCTCTAGTACTAGAGACTGGGACAGAGAACGAGACGAGGACACAGAGAGGGACGGATCTAAGAGAAATGGAGAAAGAGACCGGGACAGAGACTGGGCCAGTtctgagagagaccgagagggagaCGGGGACAAATCTGAGAGAGACCGGGACAGGCGCTCTGGTCCCAGGGACAGGCACTCTAGtaccagggacagagacagacactctGGTTccagagacagggacaggcaCTCGGGTACCAGGGACAGCAACAGGGACAGGCGCTCTAGTACcagggacagcgagagagacaggcaCTCTGGTACcagggacagcgagagagacaggcaCTCTGGTACcagggacagtgagagagacaggcacTCTGGTACCAGGGACAGGCGCTCTAGTACCAGGGACAGAGACGAGGACAGGCGCTCTAGTACcagggacagcgagagagagaggcactctGATACcagggacagtgagagagacaggcacTCTGGTTCCAGGGACAGGCGCTCTTGTACCAGGGACAGAGACGAGGACAGGCGCTCTAGTACCAGGGACGAGGACAGGCGCTCTAGTACCAGGGACAGAGACGAGGACAG GTGCTCTAGTACCAGGGACAGAGACGAAGACAGGCGCTCTAGTACCGGGGACAGGCGCTCTAGTACCGGGGACAGGCGCTCTAGTACCGGGGACAGGCGCTCTAGTACCAGGGACAGGCGCTCTAGTACCAGGGACAGGCGCTCTAGtaccagggacagagacagggacaggcgGTCTAGTAccagagacagggacaggcgCTCTAGTACCAGGGACAGGAACAGGCGCTCTAGTAACAGGGACCGGGACAGGCGCTCTAGTAACAGGGACCGAGACAGGGACAGGCGCTCTAGTAACAGGGACCGAGACAGGGACAGGCGCTCTAgtaacagggacagagacagggacaggcgCTGTAGTACCAGGGACTGGGACAGAGATGGCGACTGGAACAAAGAAAGTGACAAGGATTGGTATAGGGACAAGTCCAAGGAAAGCTCTGCTGAGCTCAACACATACTCCAAGGACCCTATATATCCTCTTTCTCACCCTCCTAATGCATCTATGATGGCAACCTTCTCCACCACCCAGTTCTCTCTGTATACCAGCAGCCCCTACGCCAATGCCTTCCCTCCAGGTTGGGGTTATCCCCCTGGCACCATGCCCCCTGGCCTTATGCCCCCTGGTACCATGCCCCCTGGCACCATGCCCCCTGGCCTTATGCCCCCTGGTACCATGCCCCCTGGTACCATGCCCCCTGGCCTTATGCCTCCTAGTACCATGCCCCCTGGCCTTATGCCTCCTAGTACCATGCCCCCTGGCCTTATGCCCCCTGGTACCATGCCCCCTGGCCTTATGCCCCCTGGTACCATGCCCCCTGGCTTTATGCCCCCTGGTACCATGCCCCCTGGCCGTATGCCCCCTGGCCTTATGCCACCTGGTACCATGCCCCCTGGCCTTATGCCCCCTGGTACCATGCCCCCTGGCCTTATGCCTCCTGGTACCATGCCCCCTGGCCTTATGCCCCCTGGTTTTATGCCCCCTGGCTTTATGCCCCCTGGTATTATGCCCCCTGGTACCATGCCTCCCTTCCCATACCCCCCCCCTGGGTATCCACCCTACCCCAGCGCCCCACCAAATTACTCTAATAGCACATCAGCCTCAAGCCAGACATACACATACACCCAGGCTGCTAGCAACCTCCAGCTCTCATCTACTCAGCCTGCCAGTAACCACCAGTTAACATATATCCCACTCCCATACAACCAGCCCACTGGCACCCTCCAGCAGCTAAACACCAAGTCCACTGGCAACCTGCTCCAGCTCATGAACCTCCAACTCCCAAACAGCAAGCCCGCTAGCACCCGCCAGCTTACatacatccagccagccagcaacCCCCAGGTCAAATCTAACCAGCCTGGTGGGACTCGCCAGCTTACATACATCCAGCCCGCTAGCAACCCCCAGGTCACATCTACCAAGCCCGCTAGCACCCGCCAGCTTACATACATCCAGACTGCTAGCAACCCCCAGGTCACATCTACCCAGCCCAATAGCGAACTCAAGTTCACAAGCACGGCTGTACTGACGCCAGAACTGAAAGTGTTGACCCCAGGCCCCATCTCCTTGAGCAAGGCCCAACAACTGAAGGAGCCGTCACCCCCCCGCTGTCTGCATTACGTTAAGACGGTGGTGCCCAAGGGCAGCAACCGCAGCACGAGACGGTCAAGTGTCACGAGAAACAGGCAGGCGTTTGAAGGAAGGTGTAATAAATACAGGAAAGAGATTCTGAGAAAGAGGAGAATATATCGAGATCTCCAAGGGAAGAGAGATGGACTGATTGCAAGAGCCGCAGCGAAAGTGGCCGCTCAGTTGGCTGCAAAGTATCCCAGGGCCCTCTCTGAAGCGGAGGCAGAGAGCGATGTTGAAGGGGAGAAAAAAACAATGCCTGAAGAAGCGATTAAGGGGAAACTAAAGAAG CTTGAAGAGTTCAACCTGAAGATGAAGCGGAAATCGACGCAACAAACACCAACATAA
- the LOC115178513 gene encoding arginine-glutamic acid dipeptide repeats protein isoform X4, whose amino-acid sequence MRRHTTYNDEDLRDATRRKGEKVPEDKQHESTIYSFRTQEQDTAATGFQRFLNVLNKGVDINKLSKIVNNVNELPPMQEGHPKTAHRSEYKGPPAQNSQDCLGPHSRALPQDHSHSHIRGERRPDLPHGQLQSLLESIGLDLGVEELGRLTDRTKEKLYGMKRDQERSPLTSDRLSSTRDWDRERDEDTERDGSKRNGERDRDRDWASSERDREGDGDKSERDRDRRSGPRDRHSSTRDRDRHSGSRDRDRHSGTRDSNRDRRSSTRDSERDRHSGTRDSERDRHSGTRDSERDRHSGTRDRRSSTRDRDEDRRSSTRDRDEDRRSSTRDRDEDRRSSTRDRDEDRCSSTRDRDEDRRSSTGDRRSSTGDRRSSTGDRRSSTRDRRSSTRDRRSSTRDRDRDRRSSTRDRDRRSSTRDRNRRSSNRDRDRRSSNRDRDRDRRSSNRDRDRDRRSSNRDRDRDRRCSTRDWDRDGDWNKESDKDWYRDKSKESSAELNTYSKDPIYPLSHPPNASMMATFSTTQFSLYTSSPYANAFPPGWGYPPGTMPPGLMPPGTMPPGTMPPGLMPPGTMPPGTMPPGLMPPSTMPPGLMPPSTMPPGLMPPGTMPPGLMPPGTMPPGFMPPGTMPPGRMPPGLMPPGTMPPGLMPPGTMPPGLMPPGTMPPGLMPPGFMPPGFMPPGIMPPGTMPPFPYPPPGYPPYPSAPPNYSNSTSASSQTYTYTQAASNLQLSSTQPASNHQLTYIPLPYNQPTGTLQQLNTKSTGNLLQLMNLQLPNSKPASTRQLTYIQPASNPQVKSNQPGGTRQLTYIQPASNPQVTSTKPASTRQLTYIQTASNPQVTSTQPNSELKFTSTAVLTPELKVLTPGPISLSKAQQLKEPSPPRCLHYVKTVVPKGSNRSTRRSSVTRNRQAFEGRCNKYRKEILRKRRIYRDLQGKRDGLIARAAAKVAAQLAAKYPRALSEAEAESDVEGEKKTMPEEAIKGKLKKLEEFNLKMKRKSTQQTPT is encoded by the exons GTCCCTGAGGATAAACAACACGAATCCACCATTTACTCATTCAGGACACAGGAGCAAGACACAGCAGCCACAGGCTTCCAGCGCTTCCTCAATGTCCTCAACAAAGGGGTGGACATCAACAAGCTCTCAAAGATTGTCAACAACGTGAATGAGTTACCCCCTATGCAGGAGGGCCATCCCAAGACTGCCCACAGGAGTGAGTATAAGGGGCCCCCAGCTCAGAACTCTCAGGATTGCTTGGGGCCCCACAGTAGAGCTCTGCCACAAGACCACAGTCACTCACACATTCGTGGAGAAAGGAGGCCGGATCTCCCACATGGCCAGCTCCAGAGCCTGCTGGAGTCCATCGGGCTAGACCTGGGTGTGGAGGAGTTGGGCCGACTGACAGACCGGACCAAGGAGAAGCTATACGGAATGAAGAGAGACCAGGAGAGGAGTCCCTTAACGTCAGACAGGCTCTCTAGTACTAGAGACTGGGACAGAGAACGAGACGAGGACACAGAGAGGGACGGATCTAAGAGAAATGGAGAAAGAGACCGGGACAGAGACTGGGCCAGTtctgagagagaccgagagggagaCGGGGACAAATCTGAGAGAGACCGGGACAGGCGCTCTGGTCCCAGGGACAGGCACTCTAGtaccagggacagagacagacactctGGTTccagagacagggacaggcaCTCGGGTACCAGGGACAGCAACAGGGACAGGCGCTCTAGTACcagggacagcgagagagacaggcaCTCTGGTACcagggacagcgagagagacaggcaCTCTGGTACcagggacagtgagagagacaggcacTCTGGTACCAGGGACAGGCGCTCTAGTACCAGGGACAGAGACGAGGACAG GCGCTCTAGTACCAGGGACAGAGACGAGGACAGGCGCTCTAGTACCAGGGACAGAGACGAGGACAGGCGCTCTAGTACCAGGGACAGAGACGAGGACAGGTGCTCTAGTACCAGGGACAGAGACGAAGACAGGCGCTCTAGTACCGGGGACAGGCGCTCTAGTACCGGGGACAGGCGCTCTAGTACCGGGGACAGGCGCTCTAGTACCAGGGACAGGCGCTCTAGTACCAGGGACAGGCGCTCTAGtaccagggacagagacagggacaggcgGTCTAGTAccagagacagggacaggcgCTCTAGTACCAGGGACAGGAACAGGCGCTCTAGTAACAGGGACCGGGACAGGCGCTCTAGTAACAGGGACCGAGACAGGGACAGGCGCTCTAGTAACAGGGACCGAGACAGGGACAGGCGCTCTAgtaacagggacagagacagggacaggcgCTGTAGTACCAGGGACTGGGACAGAGATGGCGACTGGAACAAAGAAAGTGACAAGGATTGGTATAGGGACAAGTCCAAGGAAAGCTCTGCTGAGCTCAACACATACTCCAAGGACCCTATATATCCTCTTTCTCACCCTCCTAATGCATCTATGATGGCAACCTTCTCCACCACCCAGTTCTCTCTGTATACCAGCAGCCCCTACGCCAATGCCTTCCCTCCAGGTTGGGGTTATCCCCCTGGCACCATGCCCCCTGGCCTTATGCCCCCTGGTACCATGCCCCCTGGCACCATGCCCCCTGGCCTTATGCCCCCTGGTACCATGCCCCCTGGTACCATGCCCCCTGGCCTTATGCCTCCTAGTACCATGCCCCCTGGCCTTATGCCTCCTAGTACCATGCCCCCTGGCCTTATGCCCCCTGGTACCATGCCCCCTGGCCTTATGCCCCCTGGTACCATGCCCCCTGGCTTTATGCCCCCTGGTACCATGCCCCCTGGCCGTATGCCCCCTGGCCTTATGCCACCTGGTACCATGCCCCCTGGCCTTATGCCCCCTGGTACCATGCCCCCTGGCCTTATGCCTCCTGGTACCATGCCCCCTGGCCTTATGCCCCCTGGTTTTATGCCCCCTGGCTTTATGCCCCCTGGTATTATGCCCCCTGGTACCATGCCTCCCTTCCCATACCCCCCCCCTGGGTATCCACCCTACCCCAGCGCCCCACCAAATTACTCTAATAGCACATCAGCCTCAAGCCAGACATACACATACACCCAGGCTGCTAGCAACCTCCAGCTCTCATCTACTCAGCCTGCCAGTAACCACCAGTTAACATATATCCCACTCCCATACAACCAGCCCACTGGCACCCTCCAGCAGCTAAACACCAAGTCCACTGGCAACCTGCTCCAGCTCATGAACCTCCAACTCCCAAACAGCAAGCCCGCTAGCACCCGCCAGCTTACatacatccagccagccagcaacCCCCAGGTCAAATCTAACCAGCCTGGTGGGACTCGCCAGCTTACATACATCCAGCCCGCTAGCAACCCCCAGGTCACATCTACCAAGCCCGCTAGCACCCGCCAGCTTACATACATCCAGACTGCTAGCAACCCCCAGGTCACATCTACCCAGCCCAATAGCGAACTCAAGTTCACAAGCACGGCTGTACTGACGCCAGAACTGAAAGTGTTGACCCCAGGCCCCATCTCCTTGAGCAAGGCCCAACAACTGAAGGAGCCGTCACCCCCCCGCTGTCTGCATTACGTTAAGACGGTGGTGCCCAAGGGCAGCAACCGCAGCACGAGACGGTCAAGTGTCACGAGAAACAGGCAGGCGTTTGAAGGAAGGTGTAATAAATACAGGAAAGAGATTCTGAGAAAGAGGAGAATATATCGAGATCTCCAAGGGAAGAGAGATGGACTGATTGCAAGAGCCGCAGCGAAAGTGGCCGCTCAGTTGGCTGCAAAGTATCCCAGGGCCCTCTCTGAAGCGGAGGCAGAGAGCGATGTTGAAGGGGAGAAAAAAACAATGCCTGAAGAAGCGATTAAGGGGAAACTAAAGAAG CTTGAAGAGTTCAACCTGAAGATGAAGCGGAAATCGACGCAACAAACACCAACATAA